Proteins encoded in a region of the Malaciobacter mytili LMG 24559 genome:
- the prx-suh gene encoding thiol peroxidase Prx-SUH produces MAITHLKGNVVNLEGNEVNVSDLAPVVKIVGQDLSEIEVGGEKGCAQILVVVPSLDTPVCAAETRKFNEEAAKLENAQITVVSMDLPFAMGRFCTTEGIENLKVGSDFRNKELSKAYGVLIADGPLAGISCRAIFVINASGVVTYKEICNEITEEPNYDAALQAAKEATSTSCCGSCH; encoded by the coding sequence ATGGCAATTACACACTTAAAAGGTAATGTTGTAAATTTAGAAGGAAATGAAGTAAATGTTTCTGATTTAGCTCCTGTTGTAAAAATAGTAGGACAAGATTTAAGTGAAATAGAAGTTGGTGGAGAAAAAGGTTGTGCACAAATCTTAGTGGTAGTTCCGTCATTAGATACTCCTGTTTGTGCAGCAGAAACTAGAAAATTTAATGAAGAAGCTGCAAAATTAGAAAATGCTCAAATTACTGTAGTTTCAATGGATTTACCATTTGCTATGGGAAGATTTTGTACAACAGAAGGTATTGAAAACTTAAAAGTTGGAAGTGATTTTAGAAATAAAGAACTTTCAAAAGCTTATGGTGTTTTAATTGCTGATGGACCTTTAGCAGGTATTTCTTGCAGAGCTATTTTTGTTATAAATGCAAGTGGAGTAGTTACTTATAAAGAAATTTGTAATGAAATTACAGAAGAGCCAAATTATGATGCTGCATTACAAGCAGCAAAAGAAGCAACTAGCACTTCTTGTTGTGGTTCTTGTCACTAA
- a CDS encoding NnrS family protein gives MKNWYLKFSSQPHQPFFSSGMIFFIIFLTLLLGSFSSVFSLDSSLLTYHAYSMIFIVFVQFFMGFLYVVFPRFLVQAEIKKELYMKHFFLYFFSSLGFLLSLLFANNFIFIFTLFLILAQILSFRILYLIYENSKVANKYDTKWILISFLFGLISHIIYYFSLFGFSNSYFLEKIAINGGFYLFLFGLIFSISQRMIPFFTQVKVQTYKINKSAKIMEIFFILMILKVVFLTLNLTIFSLIINIAFFIFIIFELYKWKLPLFNVSAIMWVLYISLYWIPIGFFISILQNSFELLNINFVFEKASLHTFALGYFSTILLGFGTRVVLGHSGQTPHANKFTTIIFIVVQIIVLLRIFTSFSLNLHFNYIFWVNLTTAILLISLVIWSLKYIKILLKGK, from the coding sequence ATGAAAAATTGGTATTTAAAATTTTCTTCACAGCCTCATCAACCATTTTTTTCAAGTGGTATGATATTTTTTATTATTTTTTTAACTTTACTTTTGGGCTCATTTTCTTCAGTATTTTCTTTGGATAGTTCCCTTTTAACATATCATGCCTATAGTATGATATTTATTGTTTTTGTACAATTTTTTATGGGTTTTTTATATGTGGTTTTTCCTAGATTTTTAGTGCAAGCTGAGATAAAAAAAGAACTTTATATGAAGCATTTTTTCTTATATTTTTTCTCTAGTTTAGGATTTTTGCTATCTCTACTATTTGCAAATAATTTTATTTTTATTTTTACTTTATTTTTAATTTTAGCGCAAATTTTATCTTTTCGTATTTTATATTTAATATATGAAAATAGTAAAGTTGCAAATAAATATGATACTAAATGGATTTTAATTTCATTTTTATTTGGTCTTATTTCTCATATTATTTACTATTTTTCTCTTTTTGGTTTTTCAAATAGTTATTTTTTAGAAAAAATTGCAATTAATGGTGGTTTTTATCTATTTTTATTTGGTCTTATTTTTTCAATATCTCAAAGAATGATACCTTTTTTTACACAAGTTAAAGTACAAACATATAAAATAAATAAAAGTGCAAAAATAATGGAGATATTTTTTATCTTAATGATATTAAAAGTAGTGTTTTTAACTTTAAACTTAACTATATTTTCTTTAATAATTAATATAGCTTTTTTTATTTTTATTATATTTGAACTTTATAAATGGAAACTGCCTTTATTTAATGTAAGTGCTATTATGTGGGTATTATATATTAGTTTATATTGGATACCTATTGGCTTTTTTATCTCAATTTTACAAAATAGTTTTGAATTACTTAATATAAATTTTGTTTTTGAAAAAGCTTCTTTGCATACTTTTGCTTTAGGGTATTTTTCAACTATTTTATTGGGATTTGGAACAAGGGTTGTTTTAGGGCATAGTGGTCAAACTCCCCATGCAAATAAATTTACAACTATTATTTTTATAGTAGTTCAAATAATAGTACTTTTAAGAATATTTACTTCTTTTTCTTTAAATTTACATTTTAATTATATCTTTTGGGTAAATTTAACTACAGCTATTTTATTGATTTCTTTAGTTATTTGGTCTTTAAAATATATAAAAATACTATTAAAAGGCAAATAA
- a CDS encoding CvfB family protein — MNEKIKLGEINTLEISRVSEPGLYLKSLDNSEVLLPNVYIKQEMQLGQEIEVFIYTDSEDRLVATTIMPKAKINEIALLEVVDIAKFGAFVDLGLPKDLLVPKNKQKSPFQIGEKRLVKVIEDEKSHRLIGVEKFQEKFNRDLSNFQRNDEVQIIVYKKTPLGFKVYVNSKFEGMIYHTEIFTKINIGDKKTAYIKTVRDDGKLDISLQKIAQDNSNDDTLKIIEVLKINNNELKITSKSDPEKIIELFEMSKKRFKAALNSLINDNIVVLEEDKILLKA, encoded by the coding sequence ATACTTTAGAAATAAGTAGAGTAAGTGAACCAGGGCTATATTTAAAAAGCTTAGATAATAGTGAAGTTTTACTTCCAAATGTTTATATAAAACAAGAGATGCAATTAGGTCAAGAAATTGAAGTGTTTATTTACACAGATAGTGAAGATAGACTTGTAGCAACTACAATAATGCCAAAGGCAAAAATAAATGAGATAGCTCTTTTAGAAGTTGTTGATATTGCTAAATTTGGTGCTTTTGTTGATTTGGGCTTACCTAAAGATTTATTAGTTCCTAAGAATAAACAAAAATCACCTTTTCAAATAGGTGAAAAAAGACTTGTTAAAGTTATTGAAGATGAAAAGTCACATAGATTAATTGGAGTTGAAAAGTTTCAAGAAAAGTTTAATAGAGACCTTTCAAATTTCCAAAGAAATGATGAGGTGCAGATTATTGTATACAAAAAAACTCCTTTAGGTTTTAAAGTATATGTAAATAGTAAATTTGAAGGGATGATTTATCATACTGAAATTTTTACAAAAATAAATATTGGTGATAAAAAAACTGCTTATATTAAAACTGTAAGAGATGATGGAAAACTTGATATTTCATTACAAAAAATTGCACAAGATAATTCTAATGATGATACTTTAAAAATAATAGAAGTTTTAAAAATAAACAATAATGAATTAAAGATTACATCAAAAAGTGATCCTGAAAAAATAATTGAACTTTTTGAAATGAGTAAAAAAAGATTTAAAGCAGCTTTAAATAGCTTAATCAACGATAATATAGTTGTTTTAGAAGAAGATAAAATTTTATTAAAAGCTTAA